One part of the Sphingobacterium sp. LZ7M1 genome encodes these proteins:
- a CDS encoding GNAT family N-acetyltransferase, with amino-acid sequence MNTFSIRRYQPVDFQEVIGVFNSNVPDFFDPSETQDLFHYLEQEIEDYFVVIKDAQIVGAGGINYDEDQITARLSWDFLDKTLQQNGAGTLLTQHRILHVQQMPHIQRLIVRTSQMAEGFYQKMGFQVKERVPDYWAKGFDMVLMEYQG; translated from the coding sequence ATGAACACATTCTCCATCCGTCGATACCAGCCCGTAGACTTCCAAGAGGTCATCGGTGTTTTCAACAGCAATGTTCCGGATTTCTTTGACCCTAGCGAGACGCAGGACCTCTTCCATTATCTGGAACAAGAGATAGAAGATTATTTTGTAGTCATCAAAGATGCCCAGATAGTTGGTGCTGGAGGGATCAATTACGATGAAGATCAAATCACGGCGCGTCTAAGTTGGGATTTCCTAGATAAGACCTTGCAGCAAAATGGAGCAGGGACTTTATTGACCCAACATCGAATCCTGCATGTTCAGCAAATGCCCCATATCCAAAGATTGATTGTAAGGACTTCACAAATGGCCGAGGGATTTTATCAAAAGATGGGCTTTCAGGTCAAAGAAAGAGTTCCCGATTATTGGGCTAAAGGTTTTGATATGGTCCTGATGGAATACCAAGGCTAG
- a CDS encoding DUF3347 domain-containing protein — protein sequence MKKIFLILGLILGLGINASIAQINNAKTVTVAVNGNCGMCKKTIETNGSEGKIAKVTWDTKQKQAEITFDTTKTSEEAVLKKIAQAGYDNAQFRSPDDVYANLHECCRYDRNHEVKGGPHAQMNHNNMPKAAAQHEDAGQAKGLAPVFQNYLTLKDALVSSDQKKAAIAAEKLGQSILKVDMKALADNEHKQWMKVKGSLEKASTAISKDGKLESQRNTFMALSNHMYELAKPSKASEGLYWQYCPMANNNKGAHWLSNEEAIKNPYYGSKMMSCGEVKEKI from the coding sequence ATGAAAAAGATATTCTTAATCTTAGGCCTTATCCTGGGCTTAGGTATAAATGCTAGTATAGCTCAAATCAACAATGCAAAAACAGTAACGGTAGCCGTAAACGGCAATTGCGGAATGTGCAAAAAGACTATTGAAACGAATGGTTCGGAAGGCAAAATCGCAAAAGTAACATGGGACACCAAACAGAAACAAGCCGAAATCACCTTTGATACAACAAAGACCAGTGAGGAAGCTGTTTTGAAGAAAATTGCCCAGGCGGGATATGACAATGCGCAATTCAGGTCACCAGACGATGTATATGCCAACCTGCACGAATGTTGCAGATACGACAGAAACCACGAGGTGAAAGGTGGGCCACATGCTCAGATGAACCACAATAACATGCCTAAGGCAGCTGCTCAGCATGAAGATGCAGGCCAAGCTAAAGGGCTAGCGCCTGTATTCCAAAATTATCTGACCTTGAAGGATGCCTTAGTGAGCAGTGACCAGAAAAAAGCAGCGATTGCTGCCGAGAAGCTAGGCCAAAGCATTCTAAAAGTAGACATGAAAGCACTTGCAGACAATGAACACAAGCAATGGATGAAAGTGAAAGGAAGCTTGGAAAAGGCATCTACAGCAATTTCAAAGGATGGCAAACTGGAAAGCCAAAGAAATACTTTCATGGCCCTTTCCAACCATATGTATGAATTGGCCAAACCTTCAAAAGCAAGTGAAGGCCTTTATTGGCAATATTGCCCGATGGCAAACAACAATAAAGGTGCACATTGGCTAAGCAATGAGGAGGCAATTAAAAACCCTTATTACGGATCTAAAATGATGAGCTGCGGCGAGGTAAAGGAAAAAATCTAA
- a CDS encoding methyltransferase domain-containing protein, with translation METSLDQNFWNERWENQQTGWDIGYASTPIVTFMDSYPNKDAKILIPGCGNAYEAAYLLEQGFTDLTLIDIAPKAIEKVRERFKDQANIEIILGDFFQHEGEYDLMLEQTFFCALEPKLRPDYVKKAHLLLGSEGKIAGVLFGIEFEKQGPPFGGSAEEYSKLFEPYFKLEKMELCYNSIVPRKGSELFIKLERKNG, from the coding sequence ATGGAAACATCTTTAGATCAGAACTTCTGGAATGAGCGTTGGGAAAACCAACAGACAGGTTGGGATATTGGCTATGCCTCTACTCCTATTGTAACCTTCATGGACAGTTATCCTAACAAGGATGCGAAAATATTGATCCCTGGATGTGGGAATGCCTATGAAGCTGCCTACCTCTTGGAACAAGGTTTCACTGATTTAACCTTGATCGATATTGCTCCAAAGGCTATTGAAAAGGTACGGGAAAGATTTAAGGATCAAGCAAACATTGAGATCATATTAGGTGATTTCTTTCAACATGAAGGGGAGTATGACCTGATGCTAGAACAAACATTTTTCTGTGCATTGGAGCCAAAGCTTCGTCCGGATTATGTAAAAAAAGCACATTTGCTTTTGGGATCTGAAGGAAAGATTGCAGGGGTTTTATTTGGAATTGAATTCGAAAAGCAAGGTCCTCCATTTGGTGGGTCTGCTGAAGAATACAGCAAGCTTTTTGAGCCTTATTTCAAACTTGAGAAGATGGAACTTTGCTACAATAGCATTGTGCCAAGAAAAGGATCGGAATTATTTATAAAATTGGAGAGAAAAAATGGATAA